A window of Acidobacteriota bacterium contains these coding sequences:
- a CDS encoding hybrid sensor histidine kinase/response regulator: MHNPPRLLLVDDVAENLVLLEAIFTPEGYATRSAGTGADALRIARAEVPDLVLLDVLMPGQDGFAVCRALRADAATRFIPVIMVTALNELEDRIQGLEAGADDFISKPFSDDLLLAKVRSLLKLKQSRDELEALKTDFANMIVHDLRMPTHAILGLAELLREDSAGGDARRMLELIITSARKIDQQITDFLEASRLEAGRLKLQLRAEDVVALARRAMDQARPGGRARQIRLELDAPSELVARVDGDRLGHVFLNLIQNAMKFSPAGGTVTVRIGPVGDRIEVTVDDEGPGIPETDAAALFEKYIQGERRTGGVGLGLFICKTIVEAHGGRIRAENRPGGGARFRFELPLQPPVQS; encoded by the coding sequence ATGCATAACCCACCCCGGCTGCTCCTTGTGGACGACGTCGCGGAGAATCTGGTTTTGCTGGAGGCCATCTTCACCCCCGAGGGGTATGCCACCCGCAGCGCCGGCACCGGCGCGGACGCGCTGCGGATCGCTCGCGCGGAAGTGCCGGACCTCGTGCTGCTGGACGTGCTCATGCCCGGGCAGGACGGCTTCGCCGTGTGCCGGGCGCTCCGTGCGGACGCCGCCACGCGCTTCATCCCGGTCATCATGGTGACGGCGCTCAACGAACTGGAGGATCGTATCCAAGGGCTGGAGGCCGGGGCGGACGACTTCATCTCCAAGCCCTTCAGCGACGACCTGTTGCTGGCCAAGGTGCGCTCGCTGCTCAAGCTCAAGCAGTCGCGGGACGAGCTCGAGGCGCTGAAAACCGACTTCGCCAACATGATCGTGCACGACCTGCGCATGCCCACCCATGCCATCCTCGGCCTGGCCGAGCTGCTGCGTGAGGACTCGGCCGGCGGCGACGCCCGCCGCATGCTGGAGCTCATCATCACCAGCGCCCGGAAAATCGACCAGCAGATCACCGACTTCCTCGAGGCCAGCCGCCTGGAGGCGGGTCGTCTCAAACTGCAGCTCCGCGCCGAAGACGTCGTCGCCCTGGCCCGCCGTGCCATGGACCAGGCCCGGCCCGGCGGGCGGGCCCGGCAGATCCGGCTGGAGCTGGACGCCCCGTCCGAACTCGTCGCCCGCGTGGACGGCGATCGGCTGGGCCACGTGTTCCTGAACTTGATCCAGAACGCCATGAAGTTCTCGCCCGCCGGCGGCACGGTCACTGTCCGCATCGGCCCAGTCGGCGACCGCATCGAGGTCACGGTGGACGACGAGGGTCCGGGGATACCCGAAACGGACGCCGCCGCCCTCTTTGAGAAGTACATTCAGGGGGAGCGGCGCACCGGCGGCGTCGGCCTGGGTCTGTTCATCTGCAAAACCATCGTCGAGGCGCACGGCGGCCGGATCCGGGCCGAGAACCGCCCCGGCGGCGGCGCCCGCTTCCGCTTCGAGCTGCCGCTGCAGCCGCCGGTTCAATCCTGA